One Qiania dongpingensis genomic window carries:
- a CDS encoding DMT family transporter: MFGILIALLSGALMSVQGVFNTEVTKASSVWVAAGFVQLTALLTCVVAWFITGRQPVLAVWQVEPKYMLLGGVMGAFITYTVIEAMGNLGPARAAMLIVVAQVVVAYVIELFGMFGVEKAGFEWHKLVGMVVAVAGIVIFKW, encoded by the coding sequence ATGTTTGGAATTCTCATTGCCTTATTGTCTGGTGCGCTTATGAGTGTCCAGGGAGTGTTTAACACAGAAGTGACTAAGGCCAGCAGTGTCTGGGTAGCCGCCGGGTTCGTACAGCTGACTGCGCTCTTAACCTGCGTTGTGGCGTGGTTCATTACCGGAAGGCAGCCGGTCCTGGCTGTCTGGCAGGTCGAACCCAAGTACATGCTGCTCGGCGGCGTCATGGGAGCTTTTATCACCTATACGGTAATAGAAGCGATGGGCAATCTGGGGCCTGCCCGCGCCGCCATGCTGATCGTGGTCGCCCAGGTAGTCGTTGCATATGTGATTGAATTGTTCGGTATGTTCGGCGTGGAGAAGGCTGGATTTGAATGGCACAAGCTGGTGGGCATGGTAGTCGCGGTCGCCGGAATTGTGATTTTTAAGTGGTAA
- a CDS encoding GerMN domain-containing protein yields MRRNLRYLLLLLAAVCGLSACGKKEAAQEELKDGEYYIYYTNQASTKLKTEVCTASAGEDVRALADFLLKKMQEAPQNMEYITAVPEEVKIIRTEMGDRGQLFVYFNAAYNGMEAIKEIMCRAAVVKTLTQIDGVDYVGFYINDQPLLDASQNAINLMSASSFVENTGSDTAELQRIQLTLYYADKTGTKLVETEKTVVCSMGISMENLVVSQLLKGGDGESTYDTLPRDASVLSVTVKKGICYVNFNSTFSTGALNVSDYIPIYSIVNSLTELPNINKVQISVEGASSIKFRDSISLEQPFERKMDYVDNPGSAEVMESETAK; encoded by the coding sequence ATGAGAAGGAATTTAAGATATCTGCTGCTCCTCCTGGCGGCAGTCTGCGGGCTGTCTGCCTGCGGAAAAAAAGAAGCGGCGCAAGAGGAATTAAAGGACGGAGAATATTATATTTATTATACAAACCAGGCGTCTACGAAGCTGAAAACAGAGGTCTGCACCGCTTCGGCGGGAGAGGATGTCCGTGCCCTGGCGGATTTTCTTTTGAAAAAAATGCAGGAAGCGCCCCAGAATATGGAGTATATCACAGCAGTGCCGGAGGAAGTTAAAATCATACGGACGGAGATGGGGGACAGGGGCCAGCTGTTTGTTTATTTCAACGCGGCCTACAACGGCATGGAGGCCATAAAAGAGATCATGTGCCGCGCGGCCGTGGTGAAAACGCTCACCCAGATCGACGGAGTGGATTATGTGGGCTTTTATATCAATGACCAGCCGCTTCTGGATGCATCTCAGAATGCCATAAACCTGATGTCGGCATCCTCTTTTGTGGAGAATACCGGAAGTGACACCGCGGAGCTTCAGAGGATTCAGCTGACCCTTTATTACGCGGATAAGACAGGGACCAAGCTGGTGGAGACAGAGAAGACCGTAGTGTGCAGTATGGGAATATCCATGGAAAATCTGGTGGTGAGCCAGCTGTTAAAGGGAGGAGACGGTGAGAGCACGTATGACACGCTTCCCAGAGATGCGTCAGTTCTGAGCGTCACTGTTAAAAAAGGGATCTGTTACGTGAATTTCAACTCCACCTTTTCCACCGGAGCGCTGAACGTGAGCGATTATATCCCGATTTATTCCATTGTGAATTCCCTCACGGAGCTTCCTAATATCAATAAGGTGCAGATTTCTGTGGAAGGAGCAAGCAGCATAAAATTCCGGGACAGTATTTCTTTGGAGCAGCCCTTTGAGCGGAAGATGGATTATGTGGACAATCCCGGAAGCGCAGAGGTCATGGAAAGCGAGACTGCTAAATAA
- a CDS encoding aspartate aminotransferase family protein, with amino-acid sequence MKAEEYMARGESVLLHTYNRTPIVFDRGEGVCLYDIEGKRYLDFAAGIAVFGLGYHNPKFDAAVKEQVDKLIHTSNLYYNVPAIEAAEKLVKATGMDRVFFTNSGTEAIEGAIKTARKYAVQKDGRTDHEIIAMNHSFHGRSMGALSVTGNPHYQQDFRPLIGGVRFAEYNDLDSVLTQVTDRTCAVILEPIQGEGGIYPADAEFLRALRKLCDERDILLIFDEIQCGMGRSGKMFACQHAGVQPDVMTVAKALGNGLPIGAFLTTEKAASLVPGDHGSTYGGNPLVCAGARAVLDIFESEDILGHVCEVGAYLWDKLELLREKYPIIKEHRGKGLIQGLEFRESPAEIARAAIKRGVILITAENNVIRFVPPLIIEKEHVDEMAEVLEESIKE; translated from the coding sequence ATGAAGGCTGAAGAATATATGGCGCGGGGTGAGAGCGTACTTCTCCATACTTATAACAGGACTCCCATTGTGTTTGACCGCGGCGAGGGCGTCTGCCTCTATGACATTGAGGGAAAACGGTATCTGGATTTTGCCGCGGGCATCGCGGTGTTCGGACTCGGTTATCACAATCCGAAATTTGATGCGGCGGTGAAGGAACAAGTGGATAAGCTGATCCATACCTCCAATCTTTATTACAATGTCCCTGCCATTGAGGCGGCGGAAAAGCTGGTGAAGGCAACAGGGATGGACCGGGTTTTCTTTACCAACAGCGGTACGGAGGCCATAGAAGGCGCCATAAAGACCGCCAGAAAATATGCGGTGCAGAAGGACGGCCGGACGGATCACGAGATCATCGCGATGAACCATTCCTTCCACGGCAGGAGTATGGGAGCGCTGTCTGTCACGGGAAATCCCCACTATCAGCAGGATTTCCGTCCTTTGATCGGCGGAGTCAGATTTGCGGAATACAATGACCTGGACAGTGTGCTGACACAGGTGACGGACCGGACGTGCGCCGTCATCCTGGAGCCGATTCAGGGAGAAGGAGGGATATATCCGGCGGACGCGGAATTCCTCCGGGCTCTTCGGAAGCTATGCGACGAAAGGGATATCCTGCTCATTTTTGATGAGATTCAATGTGGGATGGGCAGGAGCGGAAAGATGTTCGCCTGTCAGCACGCGGGTGTCCAGCCTGATGTGATGACAGTGGCGAAAGCCCTGGGGAACGGACTTCCCATCGGAGCGTTTCTGACCACGGAAAAAGCCGCTTCCCTGGTGCCGGGAGACCATGGCAGCACCTATGGGGGAAATCCTTTGGTCTGCGCGGGAGCACGGGCGGTGCTGGACATTTTTGAGAGTGAGGATATCCTGGGGCATGTCTGTGAAGTGGGCGCTTATCTGTGGGATAAGCTGGAGTTGCTTAGGGAGAAATATCCGATCATCAAGGAGCATCGGGGAAAAGGACTGATCCAGGGGCTTGAGTTCCGGGAATCCCCTGCGGAGATAGCGAGAGCGGCCATAAAACGGGGCGTGATCTTGATAACTGCCGAAAACAATGTCATTCGGTTTGTACCGCCTCTGATCATCGAGAAAGAACATGTGGATGAGATGGCAGAGGTGCTGGAGGAAAGTATAAAAGAATGA
- a CDS encoding response regulator transcription factor, protein MANRILVVDDEKLIVKGIRFSLEQEGMQVDCAYDGQEALDFAKKNDYDAVLLDVMLPVYDGFEVCQQIREFSDMPIIMLTAKGDDMDKILGLDMGADDYITKPFNILEVKARIKAIIRRNSKRTKDGEAKSVLKVKELTMDKESRRVFIGEKEINLTAKEFDLLELLLTNPGKVYSREKLLNIVWGYEYPGDVRTVDVHVRRLREKVEANPSDPQYVYTKWGVGYFFKG, encoded by the coding sequence ATGGCGAACAGAATTTTGGTTGTTGACGACGAAAAGCTGATAGTGAAGGGAATCCGTTTCAGCCTGGAGCAGGAAGGGATGCAGGTGGACTGTGCCTATGACGGACAGGAAGCCCTGGACTTTGCCAAAAAGAATGACTATGATGCGGTGCTTCTGGATGTAATGCTGCCGGTATATGACGGATTTGAGGTCTGTCAGCAGATACGGGAGTTTTCTGATATGCCGATCATCATGCTCACCGCCAAAGGCGACGACATGGATAAGATCCTGGGATTGGATATGGGAGCGGATGATTATATCACAAAGCCATTCAATATTTTGGAGGTAAAGGCGCGGATCAAAGCCATTATCAGAAGAAATTCAAAGAGGACGAAGGACGGAGAGGCGAAAAGTGTCCTGAAGGTTAAGGAACTGACCATGGACAAGGAGAGCCGCCGCGTGTTCATCGGGGAGAAAGAGATCAACCTGACGGCCAAGGAATTCGATCTGCTGGAGCTTTTGCTTACCAATCCTGGAAAGGTATACAGCAGGGAAAAGCTGCTCAACATCGTATGGGGATATGAGTACCCCGGCGACGTGCGGACAGTGGATGTACATGTGAGAAGACTGCGTGAGAAGGTGGAGGCGAATCCAAGCGACCCGCAGTATGTCTATACGAAATGGGGCGTTGGTTATTTTTTCAAAGGATAA
- a CDS encoding sensor histidine kinase, translating to MSIRNGALVIFSKDKKTREKKFKRFKSLRLIWFVLLVLIGSVPVVIINRIVLATSSNNEVQSRISRIQNQWMIVANQVSKSGYVDNPQNEVVESELVQMASLQDGRAIVVNQGFRTIKDTYDIDTGKYNISESVLKCFSGEANVKYSPGAQYIEFTQPIYSSDSTKVVGVMILSSSTRSLEELADKLESRIWMLEIIEFGILVVLSALLSSWMTRPFRKIAASLTHATENPLGEEIKVNDYTETMAISDAYNKTLKRLRILDESRQQFVSNVSHELKTPITSIRVLADSLLSQEEVPAELYQEFMADISEEIDRESQIIEDLLTLVRLDKASTELNVTQINVNELLGSILKRLKPIAQQKNVELVLESFRPVLAELDKTKFTLAISNLVENAIKYNNRDGWVKVSLNADHKFFYVKVADSGIGIPESDQEHVFERFYRVDKARSREAGGTGLGLAITKGIIYSHHGAIKLYSKENEGTTFTVRIPLIYIA from the coding sequence ATGTCTATACGAAATGGGGCGTTGGTTATTTTTTCAAAGGATAAGAAGACACGGGAAAAGAAATTTAAAAGATTCAAAAGCCTGCGTTTGATATGGTTTGTCCTGCTGGTTTTGATCGGCTCCGTTCCGGTGGTGATCATTAACCGGATCGTGCTTGCGACATCCAGCAATAATGAGGTCCAGTCCAGGATCTCCCGGATACAGAATCAGTGGATGATCGTTGCTAACCAAGTATCTAAGAGCGGCTATGTGGATAATCCGCAGAATGAAGTCGTCGAGTCGGAGCTGGTACAGATGGCGAGCCTTCAGGACGGAAGAGCTATCGTGGTAAATCAAGGCTTTCGCACGATAAAAGATACATACGATATCGACACCGGGAAATACAATATTTCAGAATCCGTATTGAAATGCTTTTCTGGTGAAGCAAATGTAAAATACAGTCCCGGAGCCCAGTATATCGAGTTCACCCAGCCCATCTACAGCTCTGACAGCACCAAGGTGGTGGGGGTCATGATTTTGTCGTCTTCCACCCGTTCCCTCGAAGAATTGGCGGATAAGCTGGAAAGCCGTATCTGGATGCTGGAAATCATAGAATTCGGAATTCTGGTCGTCCTGTCGGCGCTGCTTTCTTCGTGGATGACAAGGCCGTTCCGAAAGATAGCGGCTTCCCTTACCCATGCCACGGAGAACCCGCTGGGAGAGGAGATAAAGGTCAACGATTACACGGAGACCATGGCGATTTCCGATGCTTATAATAAGACACTCAAGCGTCTGCGCATTTTGGATGAATCCAGGCAGCAGTTTGTATCCAATGTGTCCCATGAGCTGAAGACTCCGATCACCTCCATCCGAGTACTGGCAGATTCCCTTTTGTCGCAGGAAGAGGTGCCGGCGGAGCTTTATCAGGAGTTCATGGCGGATATTTCCGAAGAGATCGACCGGGAAAGCCAGATCATCGAGGACCTGCTTACTCTGGTGCGGCTGGACAAGGCGTCCACAGAGCTGAATGTGACTCAGATCAATGTCAATGAGCTTCTGGGGTCGATTCTCAAACGGCTGAAGCCGATCGCCCAGCAGAAAAATGTGGAGCTGGTCCTGGAAAGCTTCCGGCCTGTCCTGGCGGAGCTGGATAAAACGAAATTCACTCTGGCCATCAGCAATCTGGTGGAGAATGCCATCAAGTATAACAATCGGGACGGATGGGTTAAAGTGAGCCTTAACGCAGACCACAAATTTTTCTATGTAAAAGTGGCGGATTCTGGTATCGGCATCCCGGAAAGCGATCAGGAGCATGTGTTTGAGCGGTTTTACCGGGTGGATAAGGCGCGGTCCAGAGAAGCCGGCGGCACGGGGCTCGGCCTGGCCATTACCAAGGGAATCATTTATTCTCATCATGGGGCCATAAAACTATACAGCAAAGAGAATGAGGGCACTACGTTCACGGTGAGGATCCCTCTCATATATATTGCATAG
- a CDS encoding helix-hairpin-helix domain-containing protein: protein MKRKRKNDQIRRKTMRPALLALAAALLPGFSGCGRTENVWLETESISAKKTEAFTDAEGAGRETADLADDEPDTTIWVHVCGAVSVPGVYELPSGSRIYEAIEAAGGMAGGAAADYLNMAGTLSDGDKVAVPFLSELPQGEQYGGDTVQGGGDPGAAGDGLIDINHAEKELLMTLPGIGEAKAEAVIAYREAHGAFERPEDIMQVSGIKEAAYERLKDKITVR from the coding sequence GTGAAAAGAAAAAGAAAGAATGATCAGATTAGACGAAAGACGATGCGGCCGGCCCTTTTGGCGCTGGCGGCGGCCCTTCTGCCAGGTTTTTCCGGATGCGGAAGAACTGAAAATGTGTGGCTGGAGACAGAGAGCATATCAGCCAAAAAAACAGAGGCTTTTACGGATGCAGAAGGTGCGGGGCGGGAAACGGCTGATCTCGCAGACGATGAGCCGGACACGACCATTTGGGTCCATGTGTGCGGCGCGGTATCCGTACCGGGGGTATATGAGCTTCCGTCCGGAAGCCGGATCTATGAGGCCATAGAGGCAGCAGGAGGCATGGCCGGGGGAGCAGCGGCAGATTATCTGAATATGGCCGGGACCCTTTCAGATGGGGATAAAGTGGCAGTGCCCTTCCTTTCTGAGCTGCCCCAGGGAGAGCAATATGGAGGAGATACCGTGCAAGGCGGCGGTGATCCGGGAGCTGCGGGCGACGGACTGATAGATATCAATCACGCGGAAAAAGAACTTCTGATGACCCTTCCGGGCATCGGAGAAGCAAAAGCGGAGGCGGTGATCGCCTACCGGGAAGCACATGGAGCCTTTGAGCGGCCGGAGGACATCATGCAGGTGTCCGGAATCAAGGAGGCGGCATATGAAAGGCTTAAAGATAAAATAACAGTCAGGTAG
- a CDS encoding DNA internalization-related competence protein ComEC/Rec2: MVKGAFLLGVAAVFISISVCCRKSIRMGQSKCLWLALPVFFAVGAAFAMTAEKETYLDPFFTAEEKDELEAGISGVIERIERKSRDKEEIRLCLKDCTGILSGEETMNGGGIYELGRVTVIFKELPGSVPQAAEGRRVQVRCRLAAMEEPRNPGQFDSRGYYRALGISYFAYGENLEEISGSCDILRVSMRKLREWMAENLERAAGGQDAGLFRAMVLGEKWAAEEETRNLYQNAGIGHLFAISGLHISLAGMGIYRILRKGMKRSFSVAALGCAGASYCYYLMTGEGTSAGRAFLMLSVYGAGQVFGRQYDLSSGAAFAALLLLVRSPLLLFQSGFQLSFGSVLALGSLHPCLQSIFQKESRTSRAKEKEKGSKKWRRKLLMALLPGLAIQLATIPVQAASFYQIPVFGLLLNLLLLPLFPVIAFSGIFGAFLGGLFPQITRTILFPARFLLRIYASACSWSLRLPGSIWRTGRPENWQLLLYGVLLAALLCFGKRGAETRRTAWRRTVRRRTVRIGIWIVPFCLMPLPWRGLELVFLDVGQGDGCFIQIPHGPTFLIDGGSSSEKEIGKYCLIPFLDSYAVDKVDYVMVSHGDEDHINGIRELIEEKRIANLILPEGQEKEQEALGGMKNRAEQLGIPVQYLKQGEILHAGEASLACLWPEGGGGDADSGLDSNEASMVLWFSYRKLDVLFTGDLEGAGEEGVKRYLEKWGGGKEKKIDVLKAAHHGSQNACSEELLREINPLYTVISCGRGNRYGHPAKETLQRLEAVRSRVFRTDKDGAVTVRSDGVSVKIQKTK, translated from the coding sequence ATGGTCAAAGGAGCATTTTTATTAGGAGTTGCAGCAGTGTTTATCAGTATTTCGGTCTGCTGCCGTAAAAGTATCAGGATGGGGCAAAGTAAGTGTCTGTGGCTTGCTTTGCCTGTTTTTTTTGCGGTTGGAGCAGCATTCGCTATGACAGCAGAAAAGGAAACTTATCTCGATCCGTTTTTTACGGCAGAGGAGAAAGATGAGCTGGAAGCAGGAATCTCCGGAGTCATAGAAAGGATAGAAAGAAAAAGCAGGGATAAAGAAGAAATCCGGCTGTGCCTTAAGGATTGTACAGGAATCCTGTCCGGGGAAGAAACAATGAACGGCGGAGGAATCTATGAGCTTGGCAGAGTAACTGTGATATTTAAGGAGTTACCAGGATCAGTGCCGCAGGCAGCAGAAGGAAGGAGGGTACAGGTCCGATGCAGGCTGGCGGCTATGGAAGAACCAAGGAATCCTGGACAGTTTGACAGCAGGGGTTATTACCGGGCGCTGGGAATTTCCTATTTTGCCTATGGAGAAAATCTGGAGGAGATAAGTGGAAGCTGTGATATCCTGCGGGTATCCATGAGGAAGCTTCGGGAATGGATGGCAGAGAATCTGGAACGGGCGGCGGGCGGACAGGACGCGGGACTGTTCCGGGCTATGGTTCTGGGAGAAAAATGGGCGGCTGAGGAGGAAACAAGGAACCTATACCAAAATGCAGGGATTGGGCATCTCTTCGCGATCAGCGGCCTGCATATTTCATTGGCTGGTATGGGAATCTATCGGATACTGAGAAAAGGAATGAAACGATCTTTTTCGGTGGCAGCCCTGGGCTGTGCCGGGGCATCTTACTGTTATTATCTGATGACGGGAGAAGGGACGAGCGCCGGCCGCGCGTTTCTGATGCTCAGTGTATATGGGGCGGGACAGGTTTTTGGACGGCAGTATGATCTTTCGTCGGGGGCGGCTTTTGCGGCGCTTCTGCTGCTGGTGCGTTCGCCGCTCCTTCTGTTCCAAAGCGGATTTCAGCTGTCCTTCGGTTCTGTATTGGCATTGGGGTCATTACACCCCTGCCTGCAGTCCATATTTCAGAAAGAAAGCAGGACATCCCGGGCCAAAGAAAAGGAAAAAGGAAGTAAAAAATGGAGGAGAAAGCTTTTAATGGCTCTGCTGCCAGGTCTGGCTATTCAGTTAGCCACGATTCCGGTTCAGGCGGCTTCTTTTTATCAAATTCCCGTTTTCGGCCTGCTGCTGAATTTACTGCTGCTTCCGTTGTTTCCTGTCATTGCATTCTCCGGAATATTCGGCGCATTTTTGGGAGGACTGTTTCCTCAAATCACCAGAACCATACTTTTTCCGGCCAGATTTCTGCTCCGTATCTATGCGTCTGCCTGTAGCTGGAGCCTGAGACTTCCGGGCTCCATTTGGCGCACGGGCCGGCCGGAAAATTGGCAGCTCTTGTTATATGGTGTACTTTTAGCGGCCCTTCTTTGTTTTGGAAAAAGAGGAGCGGAAACAAGGCGGACGGCATGGAGACGGACGGTACGGAGACGGACGGTACGGATAGGGATATGGATTGTGCCGTTCTGCCTGATGCCGCTTCCCTGGCGAGGGCTGGAGCTCGTTTTTCTGGATGTGGGACAGGGGGACGGCTGCTTTATCCAGATTCCGCATGGACCGACGTTTTTGATAGACGGAGGCAGCTCCAGCGAGAAGGAGATTGGGAAATACTGCCTGATTCCTTTTCTGGACAGCTATGCGGTGGATAAAGTGGACTATGTCATGGTCAGCCACGGAGATGAGGACCATATTAACGGGATTCGGGAACTGATAGAGGAGAAGAGGATTGCGAACCTGATCCTGCCGGAGGGGCAGGAAAAGGAGCAGGAGGCTCTGGGCGGCATGAAGAACCGGGCAGAGCAGCTGGGAATTCCGGTGCAGTATCTGAAACAGGGAGAGATCTTACATGCGGGGGAGGCTTCTCTTGCCTGCCTTTGGCCGGAAGGAGGCGGAGGGGACGCGGACAGCGGGCTGGACAGCAATGAAGCGTCCATGGTGCTGTGGTTTTCCTATAGAAAATTAGATGTACTTTTTACCGGTGATCTGGAGGGCGCGGGAGAAGAAGGAGTAAAACGGTATCTGGAGAAATGGGGCGGCGGGAAAGAAAAGAAAATAGATGTCCTGAAGGCGGCCCATCACGGATCCCAAAACGCATGCTCGGAAGAGCTTTTGCGGGAAATAAACCCGCTGTATACGGTTATCTCCTGCGGACGGGGAAACCGGTACGGCCATCCGGCAAAAGAAACGCTGCAGAGGCTGGAGGCGGTGCGAAGCCGCGTCTTCCGCACCGATAAGGACGGAGCGGTGACGGTGAGAAGCGATGGAGTGTCTGTGAAAATCCAGAAAACAAAGTGA
- the argB gene encoding acetylglutamate kinase, which produces MEMDSQIMHKAEVLIEALPYIQRFNRKIIVVKYGGSAMVDGQLKKNVVKDVVLLKLVGFKPIIVHGGGKEISSWVKKVGMEPQFVNGFRVTDEPTMEIAEMVLNRVNKNLVQMVQELGVKAVGISGKDGGLLNVEKKLPDGQDIGYVGNVKHVSPKLLYDLLEKDFLPIVCPIGYDDSFRTYNINADDAACAIAKAVNAEKLAFLTDVEGVYRDFEDKSTLISELTLNEAERFVAQGMAGGGMIPKLQSCVDALKQGVSRVHILDGRIPHCLLLEIFTNKGIGTAILNSEEERYFYEG; this is translated from the coding sequence ATGGAAATGGATTCACAGATCATGCACAAGGCGGAGGTCCTCATAGAGGCGCTGCCCTATATCCAGCGCTTCAACCGGAAGATCATCGTGGTAAAATACGGCGGAAGCGCCATGGTGGACGGGCAGCTTAAGAAAAATGTCGTCAAAGACGTCGTGCTTTTAAAGCTGGTGGGCTTCAAGCCGATCATCGTCCACGGAGGCGGAAAGGAGATCAGCAGCTGGGTGAAAAAGGTGGGAATGGAGCCGCAGTTCGTAAACGGCTTCCGCGTCACCGACGAACCAACCATGGAGATCGCTGAGATGGTACTGAACCGGGTGAATAAAAACCTGGTGCAGATGGTTCAGGAATTGGGCGTCAAGGCCGTGGGGATAAGCGGCAAGGACGGCGGACTTTTGAATGTGGAAAAGAAACTGCCGGACGGTCAGGACATCGGATATGTGGGAAATGTAAAACACGTCAGTCCGAAGCTTTTGTATGACCTTTTGGAGAAGGATTTCCTCCCGATCGTCTGTCCCATCGGTTATGACGACAGCTTTCGGACCTATAATATCAATGCGGATGACGCGGCCTGCGCCATAGCGAAGGCGGTCAATGCGGAGAAGCTGGCCTTCCTCACAGACGTGGAGGGGGTCTATCGGGATTTTGAGGATAAAAGTACCTTGATCTCGGAGCTTACCCTGAATGAGGCGGAGCGGTTCGTGGCACAGGGCATGGCGGGAGGCGGCATGATACCGAAGCTTCAAAGCTGTGTGGACGCCTTGAAGCAGGGAGTCTCCAGAGTACATATCCTGGACGGCCGGATTCCCCACTGCCTGCTTTTGGAAATCTTTACGAATAAAGGAATCGGCACGGCGATACTGAACAGCGAGGAGGAGAGGTATTTTTATGAAGGCTGA
- a CDS encoding carbohydrate kinase family protein, which translates to MKRLISIGEALIDFVPHQIGCELKNVKDFKGVVGGAPANVGGAYIKLGGPAAMITQLGEDAFGDRIVDEFKGHGIDVSHVLRTDEANTCLAFVSLKEDGNREFSFYRKPSADMLMSADVVKKEWFEDAYALHFCSLCLGDFPMKEAHRKAITFALECGDMISFDPNIRLPLWKDYDELRRAIREFIPYAHVLKISDEELEFITGCTRVEDAKDVLFQGNVQLVIYTKGADGAEAYTKTASADAPSRTVKAIDTTGAGDAFIGSFLYQLSRDGVTIDTLKDLTKEQMEEYLLFSNRYCEYSVQGNGAIASYATKEQFEEFLKEK; encoded by the coding sequence ATGAAGAGACTGATTTCTATCGGAGAGGCGCTGATTGACTTTGTGCCGCATCAGATTGGATGTGAGTTAAAGAATGTTAAGGATTTTAAAGGAGTAGTGGGGGGCGCCCCTGCCAATGTGGGAGGAGCTTATATCAAGCTGGGCGGCCCGGCCGCGATGATCACTCAGCTGGGAGAGGATGCTTTCGGGGACCGGATCGTGGATGAATTCAAAGGTCACGGCATCGATGTGAGTCATGTGCTGAGAACGGACGAGGCAAATACCTGTCTGGCATTCGTATCCCTTAAGGAAGATGGAAACCGGGAATTTTCCTTTTACCGGAAGCCCAGTGCGGACATGCTGATGAGCGCGGACGTGGTAAAAAAGGAATGGTTTGAAGATGCCTATGCCCTCCATTTCTGTTCCCTTTGCCTGGGAGATTTTCCGATGAAGGAAGCACATAGAAAGGCTATTACATTCGCGCTGGAATGCGGTGATATGATCAGCTTTGACCCGAATATCCGCCTTCCCCTCTGGAAGGATTACGACGAACTGCGCAGAGCCATCCGGGAATTCATCCCCTATGCCCATGTTCTCAAGATTTCGGATGAGGAGCTGGAGTTCATAACCGGATGCACCAGAGTGGAGGACGCAAAGGATGTCCTGTTCCAGGGGAACGTTCAGCTGGTGATCTATACGAAGGGGGCGGACGGAGCGGAGGCTTATACGAAGACGGCATCTGCAGACGCGCCGTCCAGAACGGTGAAGGCGATTGACACCACAGGAGCTGGAGACGCCTTTATCGGATCGTTTTTATATCAGCTGTCCAGGGACGGCGTTACGATCGATACCCTTAAAGACTTGACGAAGGAGCAGATGGAGGAATATCTGCTGTTTTCCAACCGTTACTGTGAATACAGCGTACAGGGGAACGGAGCGATCGCATCGTATGCGACTAAAGAGCAGTTCGAGGAATTTTTGAAAGAGAAGTAG
- the holA gene encoding DNA polymerase III subunit delta, translating into MKVLSQDIKNHTFKPVYCLYGEEAFLKKSFKNQLKTAIIGEDTMNFQSFYGKDVDVPEIISLADTMPFFAEKRLILVENSGLFKKDAEPLASYLSGMPDSTILIFVEEQVDKRNKLYKKVKELGYAAELSRQPESQLKTWILRILKQEGRQISQTAMELLLSSVGDDMEHIRTELEKLLAYTEGREGITPADVEAVCSVQITGRIFDMITDIAARRQTRALEKYYDLMALKEPPMRILFLIARQFNQLLIVKELAASGRGKDEIAKKAGIQPFVASKAMAQAKSFRTEELRDYVVKCVEAEEAVKTGRLADSLAVELLITEFSRGKS; encoded by the coding sequence ATGAAGGTATTGAGCCAGGATATTAAAAATCATACGTTTAAGCCGGTCTACTGCCTGTACGGCGAAGAGGCTTTTTTAAAAAAGAGCTTCAAAAACCAGCTGAAGACAGCGATCATCGGGGAAGACACCATGAATTTTCAGAGCTTTTATGGAAAAGATGTGGATGTGCCTGAGATCATCAGCCTGGCGGATACTATGCCGTTTTTTGCCGAGAAGCGCTTGATTCTGGTGGAAAACAGCGGTTTGTTTAAAAAGGACGCCGAGCCTCTCGCTTCTTATCTGTCCGGTATGCCGGACAGTACGATTCTGATTTTTGTGGAAGAACAAGTAGATAAGCGGAATAAGCTGTATAAAAAGGTAAAAGAGCTTGGGTATGCGGCAGAGCTTTCCAGACAGCCGGAATCCCAGCTCAAAACATGGATTCTGAGAATCTTAAAGCAGGAGGGAAGACAAATTTCCCAAACGGCCATGGAGCTTTTATTGAGTTCTGTGGGAGATGACATGGAGCATATTCGGACGGAGCTTGAAAAGCTCCTTGCTTATACGGAGGGCAGAGAGGGGATTACGCCTGCTGATGTGGAGGCCGTCTGTTCGGTACAGATCACGGGACGGATTTTTGATATGATCACGGATATCGCAGCCAGAAGGCAGACCAGGGCATTGGAGAAATATTATGATCTTATGGCGCTCAAAGAACCTCCGATGCGGATTTTATTTCTGATAGCCAGACAGTTCAACCAGCTTTTGATCGTGAAGGAGCTGGCGGCATCGGGCAGGGGAAAGGATGAGATAGCCAAAAAGGCGGGTATTCAGCCCTTTGTGGCATCGAAGGCTATGGCCCAGGCAAAGAGCTTCCGGACGGAAGAGCTGCGGGACTATGTCGTGAAATGCGTCGAGGCAGAAGAAGCGGTCAAGACGGGCCGCCTGGCGGATAGCCTGGCAGTGGAGCTTTTAATAACGGAGTTTTCCAGGGGCAAGTCCTGA